The genome window ATAATTTAAGGCTATGCCGCCGACAAGTCTAGCCAGCCCGTCAATAGTATCCCACCAGGATTTGGTCACCGCTAATTTTTTGAGTTTGGGCAAGTCTCCGGGGCGGAGCAAATTCTGTTTGAGAAAAAGATAATCTAGCGCTGTGTATTGGAATTCCCGCGGTGGTTTTTGCCAGCAGGCCATAACAAAAGTCCAGTCGAGGTAATTTTCTTTTTTAGCCGCCTGCCAAAAACTTCGGCAAAGCGCTTTTCTTTTAGGAGTAGACAGGCCTAAAAAAACAAATTTAGCGCGCAT of Candidatus Margulisiibacteriota bacterium contains these proteins:
- a CDS encoding DNA alkylation repair protein, which gives rise to MNSTLLFSTLERNAGRSRAIKMSAYMRAKFVFLGLSTPKRKALCRSFWQAAKKENYLDWTFVMACWQKPPREFQYTALDYLFLKQNLLRPGDLPKLKKLAVTKSWWDTIDGLARLVGGIALNYPEVKNILLKWSAAENFWLRRIAIDHQLLYKTQTDPKLLARIIVNNLGQTEFFINKAIGWSLREYSKTAPAWVR